Proteins encoded within one genomic window of Amycolatopsis nigrescens CSC17Ta-90:
- a CDS encoding response regulator transcription factor: MIRILIAEDMNLIRGALVALLSLEDDLRVVAEVATGTQIVDAALRTRPDVAVVDIDLPGMDGLAAAGLLAERLPDCRILVLTGLGQPGHLLRALRVHVRGFILKDAPAQTLADGIRRVAAGERVIDPELIATALEVGASPLTSREADALLAADTGLSTEQIATKLSLSPATVRNYLSNAIGKVGARNRIDAIRTAREAGWL, from the coding sequence GTGATCCGCATACTCATCGCCGAGGACATGAACCTGATCCGTGGTGCGCTGGTGGCGCTGCTGTCCTTGGAGGACGACCTGCGCGTGGTCGCCGAGGTCGCCACCGGCACCCAGATCGTGGACGCGGCGCTGCGCACCCGGCCGGACGTCGCGGTGGTCGACATCGACCTGCCGGGGATGGACGGGCTCGCCGCCGCCGGGTTGCTCGCCGAGCGGCTGCCGGACTGCCGGATCCTGGTGCTCACCGGCCTCGGCCAGCCCGGTCACCTGCTGCGCGCGCTGCGGGTGCACGTGCGGGGCTTCATCCTCAAGGACGCGCCGGCGCAGACCCTCGCCGACGGGATCCGCCGGGTGGCCGCGGGGGAGCGGGTGATCGACCCCGAGCTGATCGCCACCGCGCTGGAGGTCGGCGCCAGCCCGCTGACCAGCCGCGAGGCGGACGCGCTGCTTGCCGCGGACACCGGCCTGTCCACCGAGCAGATCGCCACGAAACTGTCGCTTTCGCCGGCCACCGTGCGCAACTACCTGTCCAACGCGATCGGGAAGGTCGGCGCGCGCAACCGGATCGACGCCATCCGCACCGCGCGGGAAGCGGGCTGGCTGTAG
- a CDS encoding sensor histidine kinase: MSSLAQSGVGPHFWTAERATRLLVVLNLPVLIICAVVTSVSGPEQVDPLLPILGAVVIGVLQLRHSLAEARGTRPKYGALTFLVLALAVYLPLPWFGWSWAGMQVYVIVSAPMALPRRFGLVLSTLSLLSLPLQGDGWTTLQHDEFGLFLYQATRGALTYAIAAGALYAVTRLLRLVEQLQAARVGLAQLAIGRERLRVSRDLHDLLGQSLSAVALKGELAARLLLADPDTARAEIESLTEVARGALRGVREVTSDQHRVSLRSEVDSARALLSAAGIEAMIEVDLPELSAGLEDVLGWAVREGATNVLRHSTADTCEIRAARRAGLVYLEMLNNGAEGPVGAGTGLAGLTARARALSGSVLAEAVRGGRFRLLVEVPEEVR; this comes from the coding sequence TTGAGCAGCCTCGCCCAGTCCGGGGTGGGCCCGCACTTCTGGACCGCCGAACGAGCCACCCGGCTGCTGGTGGTGCTGAACCTGCCGGTGCTGATCATCTGCGCCGTGGTGACCAGCGTCAGCGGCCCGGAACAGGTCGACCCGCTGCTGCCGATACTGGGCGCCGTGGTGATCGGCGTCCTGCAGCTGCGGCACAGCCTCGCCGAGGCGCGCGGGACGAGGCCCAAGTACGGCGCGCTCACGTTCCTGGTGCTGGCCCTCGCGGTCTACCTGCCGTTGCCGTGGTTCGGCTGGAGCTGGGCCGGCATGCAGGTGTACGTGATCGTGTCGGCCCCGATGGCGCTGCCCCGGCGGTTCGGCCTGGTGCTTTCGACCCTCTCGCTGCTGTCGCTGCCGTTGCAGGGGGACGGCTGGACCACGCTGCAGCACGACGAGTTCGGGCTGTTCCTCTACCAGGCGACCCGCGGCGCGCTCACCTACGCCATCGCCGCCGGCGCGCTGTATGCGGTGACCCGGCTGCTGCGGCTGGTCGAACAGCTGCAGGCGGCCAGGGTCGGCCTCGCCCAGCTGGCCATCGGCCGGGAACGGCTGCGGGTCTCCCGCGACCTGCACGACCTGCTCGGCCAGAGCCTGTCCGCGGTGGCACTCAAGGGCGAGCTGGCGGCCAGGCTGCTGCTCGCCGACCCGGACACCGCACGGGCCGAGATCGAGAGCCTGACCGAGGTCGCCCGCGGCGCGCTGCGCGGAGTCCGCGAGGTCACCAGCGACCAGCACCGGGTGTCGCTGCGCTCCGAGGTGGACAGCGCGCGGGCGTTGTTGTCGGCGGCCGGGATCGAGGCCATGATCGAGGTGGACCTGCCCGAACTGTCCGCCGGGCTGGAGGACGTGCTCGGCTGGGCGGTCCGGGAGGGTGCGACCAACGTGCTCCGGCACAGCACGGCCGATACCTGCGAGATCCGCGCGGCCCGCCGTGCTGGCCTGGTGTACTTGGAGATGCTGAACAACGGCGCGGAAGGTCCGGTTGGCGCGGGCACCGGGCTGGCCGGGCTGACCGCGCGCGCCCGCGCGCTGTCCGGTTCGGTGCTGGCCGAGGCGGTCCGGGGTGGCCGGTTCCGGCTGCTCGTCGAAGTTCCCGAGGAGGTCCGGTGA
- a CDS encoding histidine kinase dimerization/phosphoacceptor domain-containing protein encodes MGVGLKQQRGPHGFLRLATAGVVAYTLALVLTGLLRIAVSRNEPGHLWQALVATAAYLPILLWLVLSLAEGQRPRRAGLALAVVGVVNVGMIPVIGADWLGTLQPLAALCLVVPRPPWSFVLFGGCAAAEVPLALAFDAPEWAVFYPFGVLVFGGSLALPLWLIGAARQLHAARLELAAEAVVRERLRIDGELRQTVGAALESIATAGDRAGALAVRDPAAAERELDTLVGISRRALSETRRMLTRYQRVVLRTELDTATALLTAAGIETRLELPDELPEELPEEVRSALRRVLGRILADATLRRCVVTVSAPGGRVRIELCAEGAENAGIREVIAP; translated from the coding sequence GTGGGAGTCGGACTGAAACAGCAGCGAGGGCCGCACGGCTTCCTTCGGCTCGCCACCGCTGGTGTGGTCGCCTACACGCTGGCGCTGGTGCTCACCGGTCTGCTCCGGATCGCGGTCTCCCGGAACGAGCCAGGTCATCTCTGGCAGGCGCTGGTGGCCACCGCCGCCTACCTGCCGATCCTGCTCTGGCTGGTGCTCTCGCTCGCCGAAGGGCAGCGGCCGCGCCGGGCCGGGCTGGCGCTGGCCGTGGTCGGCGTGGTGAACGTCGGGATGATCCCGGTGATCGGCGCGGACTGGCTCGGCACCCTGCAACCGCTCGCCGCGCTCTGCCTCGTCGTGCCGCGCCCGCCGTGGTCGTTCGTGCTCTTCGGCGGCTGCGCGGCCGCGGAGGTGCCGCTGGCGTTGGCCTTCGACGCCCCGGAGTGGGCGGTCTTCTACCCGTTCGGCGTGCTCGTCTTCGGCGGGTCGCTGGCCCTGCCGCTGTGGCTGATCGGCGCGGCGCGGCAGCTGCACGCGGCCAGGCTGGAGCTGGCCGCGGAAGCCGTGGTGCGGGAGCGGCTGCGGATCGACGGTGAGCTGCGGCAGACCGTCGGCGCGGCGCTGGAGTCGATCGCGACGGCGGGGGACCGGGCCGGTGCGCTCGCGGTGCGCGACCCTGCCGCCGCGGAACGCGAACTGGACACGCTGGTGGGCATTTCCCGCCGGGCGCTGTCGGAGACCCGGCGGATGCTCACCCGGTACCAGCGGGTCGTCCTGCGCACCGAACTGGACACCGCGACGGCGCTGCTGACCGCGGCCGGCATCGAAACCCGGCTGGAGCTGCCGGACGAACTGCCCGAGGAACTGCCCGAAGAGGTGCGTTCGGCGCTGCGCCGGGTGCTCGGCCGGATACTCGCCGACGCCACCCTCCGGCGGTGCGTCGTGACGGTCTCCGCGCCCGGCGGCCGGGTGCGCATCGAACTCTGCGCGGAAGGCGCCGAGAACGCCGGTATCCGCGAGGTGATCGCGCCTTGA
- a CDS encoding ATP-grasp domain-containing protein, which yields MTIVLLEALSFGLGRLADAAAQVGQRLVLFTGHRSLYLHELSRLPDGALEVVDLDTDDEAACAAALARIHDLAGLISSTDTWGLAGARLATQFGLPGPGERAVRTARDKGEVRRLLHERGLGRGVAIDVPDGTESAAGVDEVLRSVGLPAIVKDSAGTSSRDVWLARSTGELRYALAAAGTSVLKGRLIAEPFFAGPIYSAETLTWQGKTRLLGVSSRQLSAEPWFREEACAFPVGFGEKDLASVQEWVAGVLAAAGQHRGFAHVEFALTADGPELVEINGRIGGAMVGEALCRSLGTNVYVAMIEMALGRRPALLDAAVPGGPATAFVLVYAPVAGTLTGWSGIDALAAYPGDPEWYPTAPTGRRLEHLTDQRGCTGIVLVHGDTAELALHRALSAAGAVRPLLDP from the coding sequence ATGACCATCGTGCTGCTGGAGGCGCTGAGCTTCGGGCTGGGCAGGCTGGCCGATGCGGCGGCACAGGTGGGGCAGCGGCTGGTGCTGTTCACCGGGCACCGCTCGCTCTACCTGCACGAGCTGTCCCGGCTGCCGGACGGCGCGCTGGAGGTGGTGGACCTCGACACGGACGACGAGGCCGCGTGCGCGGCAGCGCTGGCGCGGATCCACGACCTGGCCGGGCTGATCAGCTCCACCGACACCTGGGGACTCGCCGGTGCCCGGCTCGCCACGCAGTTCGGCCTGCCTGGACCGGGGGAGCGGGCCGTGCGGACCGCCCGCGACAAGGGCGAGGTGCGGCGGCTGCTGCACGAGCGGGGCCTTGGCCGGGGTGTCGCGATCGACGTACCCGACGGCACCGAAAGCGCTGCTGGGGTGGACGAGGTGCTGCGCTCGGTCGGGCTGCCCGCGATCGTCAAGGACTCGGCGGGCACGTCCTCGCGGGACGTGTGGCTGGCCAGGAGCACCGGCGAGCTGCGGTACGCGCTCGCGGCCGCCGGCACGAGTGTCCTCAAAGGACGATTGATCGCTGAGCCGTTCTTCGCCGGTCCGATATACAGCGCGGAAACCCTCACCTGGCAAGGGAAAACGCGGCTGCTCGGGGTGTCAAGCAGGCAGCTGTCGGCGGAACCGTGGTTCCGGGAGGAGGCGTGCGCCTTCCCCGTCGGTTTCGGCGAGAAGGACCTGGCTTCGGTGCAGGAGTGGGTGGCGGGGGTGCTGGCCGCGGCCGGGCAGCACCGCGGGTTCGCGCACGTCGAGTTCGCCTTGACCGCGGACGGCCCGGAGCTGGTGGAGATCAACGGGCGGATCGGCGGGGCGATGGTGGGCGAGGCGCTGTGCCGCTCGCTGGGTACCAACGTGTACGTCGCGATGATCGAGATGGCGCTCGGCCGCCGTCCCGCCCTGCTCGACGCCGCCGTCCCCGGTGGACCGGCGACCGCCTTCGTGCTCGTCTACGCGCCGGTGGCCGGGACGCTCACCGGCTGGTCCGGGATCGACGCGCTGGCCGCGTACCCGGGAGACCCCGAGTGGTACCCGACCGCACCGACCGGCCGCCGCCTGGAGCACCTGACCGACCAGCGCGGCTGCACCGGCATCGTGCTGGTGCACGGAGACACCGCCGAGCTCGCCCTGCACCGGGCGTTGAGCGCCGCCGGTGCGGTCCGGCCGTTGCTCGATCCCTGA